One genomic segment of Roseivirga misakiensis includes these proteins:
- the guaB gene encoding IMP dehydrogenase — protein sequence MPQDQSKFLFEALTYDDVLLLPAYSEVLPRDTNTKTWLTKNIQLNIPLVSAAMDTVTEHKLAIAMALEGGLGFIHKNMTVEQQALQVRKVKRSQSGMILDPVTLHVDSTAMEAERMMRENKIGGIPVVDGDGVLIGIVTNRDMRFIKNMKKPVREIMTKENLITGKMGISLDDAEGVLQEYKIEKLPITDENGKLTGLITYKDILKNRDRPNACKDQFGRLRVGAAVGVTPDIEDRIAALIKAGVDVVSIDTAHGHSKGVIDTAKKIKAAYPDLDVIVGNVATAEAAKALVEAGADAIKVGVGPGSICTTRIIAGVGMPQLSAVYECAKAVKGSGVPIIADGGIRYSGDVVKAIAGGASTIMIGSLLAGSEEAPGEVILYEGRKFKSYRGMGSVEAMEDGSKDRYFQDAEDDIKKLVPEGIVGRVPFKGLVQEVLYQLVGGLQAGMGYCGAGTIEKMQEAKFVKITGAGAKESHPHDIFITREAPNYSR from the coding sequence ATGCCCCAAGATCAATCCAAATTCCTTTTCGAAGCACTCACCTACGACGATGTGCTTCTTCTCCCAGCTTATTCAGAAGTTTTACCAAGAGATACTAACACAAAAACGTGGTTAACTAAGAATATTCAACTGAATATTCCATTAGTATCAGCCGCCATGGATACTGTTACTGAGCACAAATTGGCTATTGCCATGGCGCTAGAAGGTGGACTTGGCTTCATTCATAAAAACATGACTGTGGAGCAACAAGCCTTACAAGTTAGAAAGGTAAAGCGTTCTCAAAGTGGAATGATCCTGGACCCAGTCACTTTGCATGTAGATAGCACTGCTATGGAAGCTGAGCGTATGATGCGCGAAAATAAAATTGGCGGAATTCCAGTAGTAGATGGTGATGGCGTCTTGATTGGTATAGTGACTAACCGCGACATGCGCTTTATCAAAAACATGAAAAAGCCTGTTCGGGAAATCATGACTAAAGAAAACCTTATCACGGGCAAAATGGGGATTAGTCTTGATGACGCTGAAGGAGTTCTTCAAGAATATAAAATTGAAAAACTTCCGATCACGGATGAAAACGGGAAGTTAACAGGGTTGATTACTTATAAAGATATTCTTAAGAATCGAGATAGGCCTAATGCCTGTAAAGATCAGTTTGGCAGGTTAAGAGTAGGTGCTGCGGTAGGTGTAACACCTGATATTGAAGATAGAATTGCTGCCCTAATCAAGGCTGGTGTAGACGTCGTAAGTATCGACACAGCGCACGGCCATTCTAAAGGGGTAATTGATACAGCCAAAAAAATTAAAGCTGCTTATCCAGACTTAGATGTTATCGTTGGTAATGTTGCCACTGCGGAAGCCGCAAAAGCTCTAGTGGAAGCTGGCGCTGATGCGATTAAGGTAGGTGTAGGACCCGGTAGTATTTGTACAACAAGAATTATTGCAGGCGTAGGAATGCCACAGCTTTCTGCGGTATATGAATGTGCCAAAGCCGTTAAAGGTTCTGGTGTTCCAATTATTGCTGATGGCGGTATTCGCTATTCCGGCGATGTTGTGAAGGCAATTGCTGGCGGTGCTAGTACTATTATGATTGGCTCATTGTTAGCTGGTTCTGAAGAGGCACCAGGAGAAGTTATCCTATACGAAGGCCGAAAGTTTAAGTCTTACAGAGGAATGGGTTCTGTTGAAGCCATGGAAGATGGTTCTAAAGACCGTTACTTCCAAGATGCCGAAGACGACATTAAGAAATTAGTGCCAGAAGGAATCGTCGGTCGCGTGCCTTTCAAAGGTTTAGTACAAGAAGTACTGTATCAGTTGGTTGGCGGACTACAAGCTGGTATGGGTTACTGTGGTGCTGGAACCATAGAAAAAATGCAAGAAGCCAAGTTTGTAAAAATCACTGGAGCAGGAGCCAAAGAAAGCCATCCACACGATATTTTCATTACTAGAGAAGCGCCTAACTACAGCCGATAA
- a CDS encoding succinylglutamate desuccinylase/aspartoacylase family protein: MRRIIESKSGVSNEVLIILIGSIHGNEKEGVKAIERTFKRLNSGSFEINGKVIGIAGNLKAIQEQKRFIDHDLNRCWTDEHIQKCLSNTGKLVNEDKELVELYHLINEVISEDYQQKYVIDLHTTSADNGNFLVYPGKVDDSTIAKQLGLPMITNLDDYLEGTTLLKYYSSDDVVSFAFEGGQIGSAKAIDIHAEGIWQLLQLSGIIPLTDQPKPLIDPSENLPSLLRVIYRHGVKINDGFKMNEGFESFQSVQKGEPLATDKNGSICAPVDGRIFMPLYQSAGDDGFFIVEEI, encoded by the coding sequence ATGAGAAGAATAATTGAGTCGAAAAGCGGTGTCAGTAACGAAGTATTAATCATATTGATTGGTAGCATTCATGGCAACGAGAAAGAAGGTGTCAAAGCTATAGAGAGAACCTTCAAAAGACTTAATAGCGGTAGTTTCGAAATCAATGGAAAGGTTATTGGAATTGCCGGAAATTTGAAGGCCATTCAGGAGCAAAAACGCTTTATTGACCATGATTTGAACCGTTGCTGGACGGATGAGCACATTCAAAAATGCTTATCCAATACTGGTAAATTAGTCAACGAAGACAAAGAGCTTGTAGAACTGTACCACCTGATTAATGAAGTGATTTCAGAAGATTATCAGCAGAAATATGTTATTGATTTGCATACAACTTCAGCTGATAATGGCAATTTCTTAGTCTATCCAGGAAAAGTCGACGATTCTACAATAGCCAAACAGTTAGGTCTCCCGATGATCACCAATTTGGACGATTACTTGGAAGGCACGACACTCTTGAAGTATTACTCTTCGGATGATGTTGTTTCATTTGCCTTCGAAGGCGGACAAATAGGCTCAGCCAAAGCGATTGATATTCATGCCGAGGGAATTTGGCAATTACTCCAGCTTTCGGGCATAATTCCACTGACAGATCAGCCAAAACCACTCATTGATCCAAGCGAAAATCTACCTTCTTTACTCCGAGTTATTTACCGACATGGAGTTAAAATTAATGATGGTTTTAAAATGAATGAAGGCTTTGAGAGTTTCCAGTCGGTTCAGAAAGGTGAACCATTAGCTACAGACAAAAACGGCTCGATATGCGCTCCCGTTGATGGTCGAATTTTCATGCCACTTTATCAGTCTGCTGGTGATGACGGATTCTTCATCGTAGAAGAAATCTGA
- the secDF gene encoding protein translocase subunit SecDF, whose translation MKNKNTIVFLTVIITMLCLYYLSITFYSRGIQADAIEYSTDENGVIDQTKKQAYLDSIWMEPVLNILGAEFTYKEIKDIELNLGLDLQGGMHVTLEVSPVEIIKGLSGNSQDPDFLKAIDLALERQRNSQAPFTSLFQDAYNELSPGGRLSNIFANAANKGKITFESSNDEVMSLIGEEVDQSIDRAFQILRTRVDRFGTSQPNIQRLQGTGRIQIELPGVDNPQRVRKLLQGVAKLEFWEVYREQEINSTLRIINDELLKLEKEAATVATTDLSTELKPADGDADNTLEAQLAQQADSLSNDSTATQTPGVSSFISLRQNYQGLAGFYYNMADTGKINTILKNEKIAQLIPNNLSFKWSVKAEEENSEILQLYAIKSTRGEAPLTGEVITDARQSLDERARPAVSMQMNALGSKKWKNLTGANINRQIAIVLDNYVYTAPNVNQEIANGNSQISGNFTPEEADDLSNILKAGSLPAPTRIVEEAVVGPTLGIEAQKQGISSILVGLLIVVVFMIAYYAKGGVVANVALLFNVFFIMGILANLGAALTLPGIAGIVLTIGMSIDANVLIFERIREELRNGVPMLQAISSGYKKAYSSIIDANVTTFLTGVILYSLGQGPVKGFAVTLMIGIICSFFSAVFITRVIVTYMTKKGNDSKISFETPFSKGWLRNINFDFLAKRRLAYMISTIVIGVGIVALTTSSLRLGVDFKGGRSYVVNFDEPMVASEMKAALATGTFSESGVEVKEYNSSNVLKITTSYKVEEESTAADDEVRGALVAGLASATGKTFVDGKLEPDGGEFTIVGSSKVGATIADDIKKSSYQSFGLAIIAIFLYILIRFRRWQFSLGAIVALVHDAFIVLSAFAIIGWFGISFEIDQVFIAALLTIIGYSINDTVVVFDRIRENLQLKGSKDLIGTFNESINSTISRTLITSMTTLIVVLVLFIFGGEVLRGFSFALLIGILVGTYSSVFVATPIVVDLTKKTLGAAADKEKEAARARASAKAEATAQQG comes from the coding sequence ATGAAAAATAAGAATACGATTGTCTTTCTGACCGTCATTATTACAATGCTCTGCTTGTACTACTTGTCTATTACCTTCTATTCTAGAGGTATTCAAGCAGATGCGATTGAATACTCTACAGACGAAAATGGGGTAATTGATCAAACAAAGAAGCAAGCATACCTTGATTCTATTTGGATGGAACCTGTACTGAATATTTTAGGTGCAGAGTTTACTTACAAAGAAATCAAGGATATCGAATTAAACCTTGGACTTGACCTTCAAGGCGGTATGCACGTTACGCTAGAAGTATCGCCAGTAGAAATAATTAAGGGACTTTCTGGAAACAGTCAAGACCCAGATTTTCTTAAAGCGATCGACTTAGCGCTAGAGCGTCAAAGAAATAGCCAAGCGCCGTTCACATCTTTATTCCAAGATGCCTACAACGAATTAAGCCCAGGTGGAAGACTAAGCAATATCTTCGCTAATGCGGCTAACAAAGGAAAGATCACATTTGAATCTTCAAACGACGAGGTAATGAGCCTCATTGGAGAAGAAGTTGATCAATCGATTGATCGTGCTTTCCAAATTTTAAGAACAAGAGTTGACCGTTTTGGTACTTCTCAACCAAATATCCAGCGACTTCAAGGTACTGGTAGAATTCAAATTGAGCTTCCAGGTGTAGATAACCCACAAAGGGTGAGAAAACTACTTCAGGGTGTTGCAAAACTTGAGTTTTGGGAGGTATACAGAGAGCAGGAGATTAATTCTACTTTGAGAATTATTAACGATGAGTTATTAAAATTAGAGAAAGAAGCAGCAACGGTTGCTACTACTGATTTAAGCACAGAATTAAAGCCAGCCGATGGCGATGCCGATAATACCCTTGAAGCACAACTTGCTCAACAAGCGGATAGCTTGTCTAATGACTCTACGGCTACGCAAACACCTGGTGTTTCAAGCTTTATTTCATTAAGACAGAATTATCAAGGTCTTGCCGGGTTCTACTACAACATGGCGGACACTGGAAAGATTAATACAATCCTGAAAAACGAGAAAATTGCCCAGCTGATTCCGAATAACCTTTCATTTAAGTGGAGTGTAAAAGCTGAGGAGGAAAACTCTGAAATCCTTCAACTTTATGCAATCAAGTCTACTCGAGGCGAAGCGCCTTTGACTGGTGAAGTTATCACTGATGCACGCCAAAGCTTAGATGAGAGAGCAAGACCTGCTGTAAGCATGCAAATGAACGCACTAGGGTCTAAGAAATGGAAAAATTTAACTGGTGCTAATATCAATAGACAAATCGCGATTGTACTAGATAACTATGTTTATACTGCGCCAAATGTAAATCAAGAGATTGCTAATGGTAACTCTCAAATCAGTGGAAACTTCACACCAGAAGAAGCCGATGATTTATCAAATATTCTAAAAGCAGGTTCACTTCCTGCACCCACCAGAATTGTAGAAGAGGCCGTAGTAGGACCTACGCTGGGTATTGAAGCGCAGAAACAAGGTATCTCATCTATTCTAGTAGGGTTACTGATTGTGGTAGTGTTTATGATTGCTTACTACGCTAAAGGTGGTGTGGTTGCCAATGTCGCTTTGTTGTTCAACGTATTCTTTATCATGGGAATCTTGGCCAACCTTGGTGCTGCATTAACACTTCCTGGTATTGCAGGTATTGTATTAACGATCGGTATGTCAATTGATGCCAACGTACTGATATTTGAAAGAATCAGGGAAGAATTAAGAAATGGGGTGCCGATGCTCCAAGCGATTAGTTCTGGTTATAAAAAGGCATACAGCTCTATTATAGATGCGAACGTGACAACATTCTTGACGGGTGTTATCCTTTATTCATTAGGTCAAGGTCCTGTAAAAGGATTTGCTGTCACCTTAATGATCGGTATTATCTGTTCTTTCTTCTCAGCGGTTTTCATCACGAGAGTGATCGTAACCTACATGACTAAGAAAGGTAATGACAGTAAAATTTCCTTCGAAACGCCATTCTCGAAAGGTTGGTTAAGAAATATCAACTTCGATTTCTTAGCAAAACGTCGATTGGCTTATATGATTTCTACTATCGTGATTGGTGTGGGTATTGTAGCCCTAACAACAAGTAGCCTAAGATTAGGTGTAGACTTTAAAGGAGGTAGATCATACGTAGTGAACTTTGACGAGCCGATGGTGGCATCAGAAATGAAGGCGGCCCTTGCTACTGGTACTTTTAGTGAGTCGGGAGTTGAAGTGAAGGAATACAATTCAAGTAATGTGCTTAAGATTACAACATCTTACAAAGTGGAGGAGGAATCTACTGCTGCAGATGATGAAGTAAGAGGTGCATTAGTAGCTGGATTAGCTTCGGCTACGGGTAAAACTTTCGTTGATGGCAAGTTAGAACCAGATGGAGGTGAGTTTACAATTGTAGGTTCTTCTAAAGTTGGTGCTACTATTGCCGATGACATTAAGAAGTCCTCTTACCAATCTTTCGGTTTAGCGATTATCGCGATATTCCTATACATCCTTATCCGATTCCGTAGATGGCAGTTCTCTCTTGGTGCGATTGTAGCCTTGGTACATGATGCGTTTATTGTGCTTTCTGCTTTCGCAATTATCGGATGGTTTGGTATCAGTTTCGAAATCGACCAAGTATTCATTGCAGCCCTATTAACTATCATTGGTTACTCCATAAATGATACCGTGGTAGTATTTGACCGTATTCGTGAAAACTTACAATTGAAAGGATCGAAGGACTTAATTGGTACATTCAATGAGTCTATCAATTCAACCATTAGTAGAACATTAATCACATCAATGACCACTTTAATTGTGGTACTTGTATTGTTCATCTTTGGTGGTGAGGTGTTAAGAGGCTTCTCTTTTGCCTTATTGATTGGTATCCTTGTAGGTACTTACTCTTCAGTTTTTGTGGCAACACCAATTGTAGTTGACTTGACTAAGAAAACTTTAGGTGCAGCTGCTGATAAGGAAAAAGAAGCGGCGAGAGCAAGAGCATCCGCCAAAGCAGAAGCGACTGCACAGCAAGGGTAA
- a CDS encoding uridine kinase family protein — protein sequence MEKPFIIGITGGSGSGKTRFLKELLSGFDGRYVTCISQDDYYRPREYQLVDKNGELNFDRPESIDYEHFASDLRALSEGKAVEKLEYTFNNPDVEPQKLVRKSAPVILVEGIFIFHYQKISELIDLKVFIDAKDYIKLQRRLKRDREERGYDADDVLYKYENHIMPSYHKYIAPYKEEADLVVPNNKDFDKALMVIRSLIDSKIIEQQ from the coding sequence ATGGAGAAACCATTCATAATTGGTATAACAGGGGGTAGTGGTTCTGGTAAGACTCGATTCTTAAAAGAGCTACTCAGTGGGTTTGATGGTCGATATGTGACTTGCATTTCGCAAGATGATTACTACCGGCCAAGAGAATACCAATTGGTTGATAAGAACGGCGAGTTGAATTTCGATCGGCCTGAATCGATCGATTATGAGCATTTTGCGAGTGATTTACGCGCTTTAAGCGAAGGTAAAGCCGTAGAAAAGCTCGAATATACCTTCAATAATCCGGATGTAGAACCCCAAAAACTAGTTCGAAAATCGGCACCAGTCATCTTGGTCGAGGGAATTTTTATATTTCATTACCAGAAGATTTCTGAACTTATCGATCTCAAAGTATTTATCGACGCGAAAGATTACATCAAACTACAAAGAAGGCTCAAGCGAGATAGAGAAGAAAGAGGTTATGATGCAGATGACGTTCTTTACAAATACGAGAATCATATTATGCCTTCTTACCATAAATACATTGCGCCTTACAAGGAGGAGGCCGACTTAGTGGTACCGAACAACAAGGACTTTGACAAGGCATTAATGGTCATTAGAAGCCTCATTGACAGCAAAATAATCGAGCAACAGTGA
- the rdgB gene encoding RdgB/HAM1 family non-canonical purine NTP pyrophosphatase encodes MKLCFATNNAHKLEEVRQILGDRFEIVSLKDIGFEGELPETHETLEENSLEKAEYLYERFQMPIFSDDSGLEVQSLAGRPGVHTAHYAGDRNAPKNMAKVLEELNGHADRQAQFRAVVTYIDTSGVKQFEGIIKGHIAPEMTGVDGFGYDPIFIPEGYDRTFAQLSADIKNTMSHRKRSVEKLAQHLNALN; translated from the coding sequence ATGAAACTCTGTTTTGCGACTAATAACGCGCACAAACTGGAAGAGGTCCGCCAGATACTTGGTGATCGGTTTGAGATAGTTTCCCTCAAGGACATTGGATTTGAAGGAGAATTGCCTGAGACCCACGAGACTTTGGAAGAAAATTCACTTGAAAAGGCAGAATATCTTTACGAACGATTTCAAATGCCAATTTTCTCTGATGACTCAGGATTAGAAGTCCAAAGTTTAGCGGGAAGGCCTGGTGTACATACGGCACATTATGCGGGAGATAGAAACGCGCCTAAAAATATGGCTAAGGTTCTAGAAGAACTCAATGGACATGCCGATCGCCAAGCACAATTCAGAGCGGTGGTAACCTACATCGATACCTCTGGGGTTAAGCAATTCGAAGGCATCATAAAAGGCCATATTGCCCCCGAGATGACGGGTGTGGATGGATTCGGCTATGACCCTATTTTCATTCCAGAAGGCTATGATCGTACTTTCGCCCAGCTTTCTGCTGATATTAAGAATACTATGAGCCACAGAAAAAGATCAGTCGAAAAGCTGGCTCAACATTTAAATGCGCTAAATTAA
- a CDS encoding FKBP-type peptidyl-prolyl cis-trans isomerase: protein MKRLAYIFTAVIVLCSVSCDSDNVFDEAEQLEIDIALINDYLAENNLTAEVDEESGLRYIIQQEGTGDNPDFGATVFVHYTGTLLDGTQFDTSEGGDAFSVVIGRGNVIQGWDIGLRKLKVGSVATFLIPSRLGYGTNRQGLLIPPNSVLLFEVRVTDIRF from the coding sequence ATGAAGAGATTAGCATACATTTTTACAGCAGTAATTGTTCTGTGCTCCGTTTCATGTGATTCGGATAATGTATTTGATGAAGCAGAGCAACTAGAAATTGATATTGCCTTGATTAACGATTACTTGGCGGAAAACAATCTAACGGCGGAAGTAGACGAGGAGAGCGGTCTTCGCTACATCATTCAGCAAGAAGGAACGGGCGATAATCCTGACTTTGGCGCTACAGTTTTTGTGCACTACACGGGGACCCTTTTAGATGGAACTCAATTTGACACCTCTGAGGGAGGAGACGCATTTTCTGTAGTTATTGGGCGAGGAAACGTGATCCAGGGATGGGATATCGGTTTAAGAAAACTGAAAGTTGGCTCTGTCGCTACCTTTTTAATTCCATCACGTTTGGGCTACGGCACCAACAGACAAGGCTTACTTATTCCGCCAAACTCGGTGCTACTCTTTGAAGTTCGAGTGACGGACATCCGCTTCTAA
- a CDS encoding FKBP-type peptidyl-prolyl cis-trans isomerase: protein MSRRLTCCFLLVLGVIFGCNKTPEFTQLESGLGFRYVDQLEGEKPKVGDLMKVKMSHYLGDSLIYESSKDGIYLNPYTGTPPKLSEALNLCGAGDSVQVQMSLGEYGRMIQMPMSPRMDTSRLVTWNIRVDEIENESIILERLTKEQAETDEKLINDYIVKNNLEANSTEEGVYYVISQEGDGQFPKPGDNVFVNYTLTRLDGFVVDTSREDVARANNQYSDRRTYVPYGFELGTRGIIQGWNIGLQKFSKGARGTLFVPSAYGYDTRGKGAEVPPNTVLVFDIELVDIK, encoded by the coding sequence ATGAGTAGGAGGTTAACGTGCTGTTTTTTATTGGTCTTAGGCGTCATTTTTGGCTGTAATAAGACACCCGAATTCACACAGCTAGAATCAGGCTTAGGTTTTCGATATGTCGATCAACTTGAAGGAGAAAAGCCGAAGGTCGGAGACTTAATGAAAGTAAAAATGAGCCATTATTTGGGAGATTCTCTCATTTATGAGTCAAGTAAAGACGGAATTTATCTAAACCCCTATACAGGTACTCCGCCTAAGCTTAGCGAAGCACTAAATCTATGTGGTGCAGGCGATAGTGTCCAGGTCCAAATGTCTTTGGGAGAATACGGGCGAATGATCCAAATGCCGATGTCTCCAAGAATGGATACCAGTAGACTAGTTACTTGGAACATCAGAGTGGACGAAATCGAGAACGAATCGATCATTCTAGAGCGACTTACTAAAGAACAAGCGGAAACAGATGAGAAATTAATTAATGATTACATCGTTAAGAATAATTTAGAAGCCAATTCCACTGAAGAAGGCGTCTATTATGTAATTTCGCAAGAAGGAGATGGCCAGTTTCCAAAGCCTGGAGACAATGTTTTTGTAAACTACACGCTCACGAGGTTAGATGGTTTCGTGGTTGATACAAGTCGAGAAGACGTAGCCAGAGCCAATAATCAGTACAGCGATAGAAGAACCTATGTGCCGTATGGTTTCGAGCTTGGCACTAGAGGCATAATTCAGGGATGGAATATTGGGCTTCAAAAGTTTAGTAAAGGAGCAAGAGGCACATTATTTGTACCTTCGGCATACGGTTACGATACCAGAGGGAAAGGTGCTGAGGTACCGCCTAACACTGTTTTGGTTTTTGATATTGAACTAGTAGACATTAAGTAA
- a CDS encoding DHH family phosphoesterase, producing the protein MEDIDLLKTQLNNPSKIVITTHHKPDADALGSSLGMANYLIKKGHRVQVITPSEYPAFLHWMKGNDDVLIYSDEAHAKCEELMEKADIIMTLDFSVLSRINVLGEMVRSAKGFKINVDHHLDPEDFADFRLWNTGAAATCELCYELIIALGDENLIDKDIAECLYAGILTDTGGFRHPNTTQNVHEVVSKLIAHGADNSRISKNIYDKNSVDRLRFLGYALNQNLEVLMDKRVAFFALSQEELRQYNSKTGDTEGLVNYALSIEGITLAALFKEADDGIKISLRSIGEFPANEMAGRFFNGGGHRNAAGGKVETSLAEAVDLFKTAIEEYKEGLQEEYKKV; encoded by the coding sequence ATGGAAGATATAGACTTACTAAAAACCCAGCTCAACAATCCGAGCAAAATAGTAATTACAACGCATCATAAACCTGATGCCGACGCCTTGGGATCTTCCCTAGGTATGGCCAACTACCTGATCAAAAAAGGGCATCGAGTACAAGTAATTACACCTTCTGAATACCCAGCTTTTCTTCATTGGATGAAAGGCAACGATGATGTTCTAATTTACTCGGACGAGGCACATGCCAAATGCGAGGAATTGATGGAAAAGGCCGACATAATTATGACACTCGACTTTTCTGTCTTAAGCCGAATCAATGTACTCGGTGAAATGGTGAGGTCGGCTAAAGGCTTTAAAATTAATGTGGACCATCACCTAGATCCAGAAGATTTTGCAGACTTCCGATTGTGGAATACAGGTGCGGCTGCTACTTGTGAGTTGTGTTATGAGCTTATTATAGCCTTGGGAGATGAAAATCTTATAGATAAGGATATAGCCGAATGCCTTTATGCTGGAATTCTCACAGATACTGGTGGATTCAGACACCCAAACACGACTCAAAATGTGCATGAAGTAGTTTCTAAACTTATCGCACATGGTGCAGACAATAGCAGAATTTCAAAGAACATCTATGATAAGAATTCTGTAGACCGTTTACGATTCTTGGGTTATGCACTCAACCAAAATCTGGAGGTGCTCATGGATAAACGTGTTGCTTTTTTCGCTCTTTCACAAGAGGAGCTAAGGCAGTACAACTCAAAAACAGGAGACACTGAAGGTTTAGTAAATTATGCCCTATCTATTGAGGGTATTACCCTCGCTGCATTGTTTAAAGAAGCAGACGACGGTATAAAAATTTCTCTTCGATCAATTGGTGAATTTCCGGCCAACGAAATGGCTGGCAGATTCTTCAACGGAGGAGGCCATAGAAATGCTGCCGGAGGCAAAGTGGAAACATCACTTGCCGAAGCGGTAGATTTATTTAAAACGGCTATCGAAGAGTATAAAGAAGGCTTGCAAGAAGAATACAAAAAGGTATGA
- a CDS encoding nucleoside-diphosphate kinase, with product MATNRTFTMIKPDAVADGNIGGILKMIEEAGFKIIAMKYTRLTNELAGKFYEVHKERPFYGELVEYMSSGPIVAAILEKDNAVEDFRTLIGATNPADAAEGTIRKIYAKSIGENAVHGSDSDENAAIEGNFYFSMSERF from the coding sequence ATGGCAACTAACAGAACATTCACAATGATTAAGCCTGATGCAGTAGCAGACGGCAACATTGGAGGGATCTTAAAAATGATCGAAGAAGCGGGTTTTAAAATCATTGCAATGAAATATACTAGACTGACTAATGAGTTGGCTGGTAAATTCTATGAAGTGCATAAAGAAAGACCTTTTTATGGTGAGCTTGTAGAGTACATGTCTTCTGGACCTATTGTGGCTGCAATTCTTGAAAAAGACAACGCGGTTGAAGACTTCAGAACTTTAATTGGTGCTACTAATCCAGCAGACGCTGCTGAAGGAACTATTCGTAAAATATATGCTAAGTCGATTGGAGAAAACGCCGTTCACGGTTCTGACTCTGACGAAAACGCGGCTATCGAAGGAAACTTCTATTTCTCTATGTCTGAGAGATTCTAA